The segment ATCGGCGAGTTGATGCGGCCGAGGGAACGATCGCGTTTGATGTGGAGGTGCGGGGTTATGATGGTCGTCTGCTGCAGGTGATGGAGCGTGTTGAGATGGTAGCGCACGCCCCGCTGGATGCGCGCGATCGCCTGGCCCCCGGCAAGGCTGCGACGTATCTGGAGGTGCGGCTGAGCGCGGCCGAGGCGCAGGCGATGCTGGATGGGTTGGGAGGTCGTCTCGACGAGGTGTTGAGCGCCGCGGAGCTTGAGGGCTATGAGCGGCTTCGCAGCGCGCAGCGGCGTGGGGAGTGGCTGGCGGCGCGTCTTGCGGCCCGGGAGGCGGCGCGGTGCTGGGCGCTGATGTTTTACGGGGAGCGCATCGATTCGAGCGCGATCTGCGTGTTTAAGAATGCCAGCGGGGAGCCGCAGCTTCGGTGGAGAGATGGGACTTCGGGGGGCCGGCGCTTGCCGGCGTTGAGCCTCACGCATACCTCCGGTCAGGCGGTGGCGGTGGTGGCGATGCCCGGCGCCAGGTGTCGTCTCGGCGTAGATCTGGAGCCGCTGGAGGCGCGATCGGAGGCCTTTGGGAGCGCTTACTTCAGCGCCGGGGAGCGGGCGCTGGCGGTGGGTTCGCTCGTCGCCGGCCAGCGGGAGACGGCGCTGTGGACGGTCAAAGAGGCGGTGTCCAAAGCGTTGGGGCTGGGATTGCAGCTGAGCGCCTCGGAGATCGAGATCGTGGCGGTGCGCGAGGATGATGTCGCGGCGCCAGGCGATCGCACAGGTCGGGTGTCGGCCGGTCGACTGCGGGCGGCAGTGGAGGTTGTGCTGCATGGCCAGGCGCACGCCAGACAGTCGGAGCTCGGTGTGCGAGCGATGGAGGTGGAGCTTCGGGTTGAGGGGGGCTTTGCGCAGTCGGTGGCCCGGGCATGGGGCGAAGATCTTCGAGATTTGGAAGTTCGGGAGCCTGGCACCGGTGCGAGGGTTCGAGAAGATCAAGAAGCGCGACAGCCTGGCACCGGTGCGAAACCCCTGAGCGAAGAGGAACTCGCCGCGGTCGTCGCGTTGCTCAGGCATCGCGGGGTGTGGGGAGGAAGTGCGGAGCCGGAGGACCGGTCGTCGGTGATGCGTCAGCCGGTGTCCCCCTGGAAGGTCTGAGCGCCCGCGCAAGCAGTACGCGAGGTGTCGGTGAGATACGCGAACCTGGAGAAGATGATGGCACAGTATGTCGTTGAGCTGGATGGCGGACGGGAGCGCCTGGTGCAGATCCGAGAGGCGACGCGGGGGCAGTGGGTCGCCACCGTGGAGTCGCCGGTGGAGGAGTGGGGAGAACGCAAAGAGGTGGCCGTGCAGCTGGTCGGGCGCCAGGAAGGCGGCCGCGTGGTGGTGCGTGTCAATGGAGTCGAACACACCCTGGGAGTGGGCACGGTCGCCGGCGCTACGGGTGAGGTTCGGGTGCAAGGCACTGCGGCGAGTGCTGCGGGAGGGGAAGCGCGCCGCGCGACGGTGCGCTCGGCTGGCGAGGTGGTGCTCAGCCGCAGCGCCCGCGATTGCAGTAAGGCGCCGGCTGCGGCGGTGTCAGCTGAGGATGTGCAGCGCTCTCCGATGACCGGCGTGGTGCTCTCGGTGGAGGTGGCTGCGGGAGAGCGGGTGGAGTGTGGTCAGGCGTTGGCGGTGATCGAGGCGATGAAGATGG is part of the Lujinxingia vulgaris genome and harbors:
- a CDS encoding acetyl-CoA carboxylase biotin carboxyl carrier protein subunit, coding for MAQYVVELDGGRERLVQIREATRGQWVATVESPVEEWGERKEVAVQLVGRQEGGRVVVRVNGVEHTLGVGTVAGATGEVRVQGTAASAAGGEARRATVRSAGEVVLSRSARDCSKAPAAAVSAEDVQRSPMTGVVLSVEVAAGERVECGQALAVIEAMKMENTLYATHAGVIGEVCVGPGETVRKDDVLMRWDAGESNQNEEL